Below is a genomic region from Terriglobales bacterium.
TTGCGCCGCCGGGAGCGGCGGGCTTCCAGGTAGCGCTCCCATTCCGCGTCGCTGACGGCCAGGGTCTTGAGGAAACGCGCTTTGGCCTCGGCAGCGGCATATCCGCGCTCTTCCAGGTCTTGCCAACGCTCGAAATCCGAAGAGTCGAGACCGTTCAGGTCCGGGGAAACCACCAGGTCCGCCTGAGCCAAGCTACGGCGCTCGTTGGCGAAGATCATGGTGGTCAGGGACTCCCGGCCCACCTTGAGCAATGACTCCAGGGACTCCGGGGTAGGCGGCGGCGTATCCAGCTCGACGGCGATGACCACGTCGCTGCCCATCTTGCGGGCGACGTCGACCGGCAGATTGTTCAGCAGGCCTCCGTCCACCAGCACGCGGCCACCCACGCGCACCGGGGGAAACACGGTGGGCAACGACATGGTGGCCCGCAACGCATCCAAGAGCGAGCCCTGGTGAAATACCACCTGCTCGCGCTTCACGAGGTCGACGGCGACGCAGCGGAACGGAGTGGGCAGATCGTCGAAAGTGTTCATCTCCGCGTAAGGTGCGGCGAAGCGGCTCAGAACCAGACTCACGCCCTGGCCGGTGTTGAAACCCGGAGGGAAGCGAAGGCCGCTACGCCATCCGAGCTCCAGCTCATTGGCGAATACCCGCTGATCCTCCTTGCGGCGGAAGTTGAGATCGGCGTAGGTAGTGGGCGGACCAAAGACCCGGCCCCAGTCGGTGGCGCGCACCAGTTCACGCATCTCATCCGGGGAGTAGCCGCTGGCGTACATGCCGCCCACCAGCCCGCCCATGCTGGTGCCGGCGACATAGTCGACGGGAATGTGATGGTCGTCGAACCACTTGAGCACGCCGATGTGGGCGAGGCCCAACGCACTCCCTCCGGCCAAGGCCACGCCAATGCGCGGGCGCGACGGGGCGGGTGGAACGGCGGGTTGCGTGTCCTGGGCCTGGAGCGCGCCGCCAGCAAGCAAGAAGAGAACAAGTATGAGGGCCATCGGGCGAATCTGAAGCATCGCTGCCTCCACCTGAATCACAAAGAGTCGCGTATTTGAGTTCTGATGCCTTTGGGAACAACCGTGGCAATGCTGTCCAGCGTCCCATCGTACTCCCATGTCCGAGGGCAGCCGGGCAGCCAGGTTCAAATCGTGTATAATCAAACGCTTGTGGCGGACTGGGCCGCCGCATTCGTAATTTTCATCCGACGGGAGCCCTCCCCTGTTCAGTTTTGCACTCATATGGATGGCGGCGTTCGCCCGCCAGCGCGGCCTGGAAGAGTACATCCGCCGCACCTTCTTCGACACGACCTTCAAGGGCCTGTACCAGCTCAACGCGTTTGACCTGGCGCTGCTGGTGCCGTATTTCATCGTGCTCGTCCTGCTGGCCAGCTATGGTATGCATCGCTACGCGCTGGTCTACGTTTATTACAAGAACCGCAAGAACCGGGTGACGGAACCTGCGCAACGGTTCGCCGAGCTGCCGCGCGTGACCGTGCAGTTGCCTATCTTCAACGAACGCTTCGTGGTGGAGCGGCTGGTGGAGGCCACCTGCCGGCTGGAGTATCCGCGGGAGAAGCTGGACATCCAGGTGCTCGACGACTCCACCGACGAGACGCGCCAAGTGGCGCGCGGGGTGGTGGAGCGCTACGCCGCGCTCGGCTATCCCATCACGTACCACCACCGCTCGAACCGCGAGGGCTTCAAGGCGGGCGCGCTACAGGAAGGATTGAAAGCGGCGCAGGGCGAGTTCGTGGCGATCTTCGACGCGGACTTCGTGCCGCCCGAAGACTTCCTGCTGCGGCTGATCCACCACTTCACCGACCCGCAGGTGGGCATGGTGCAGGGGCGCTGGACGCACATCAACCGCAACTACTCCTTCCTGACTGAAGTGGAGGCCATCCTGCTCGACGGCCACTTCGTGCTGGAGCACGGCGGGCGCTCGCGCAGTAGCGTGTTTTTCAACTTCAACGGCACGGCGGGAATGTGGCGGCGGCAGGCGATCGAGGAAGCCGGGGGCTGGCAGCACGACACGCTCACCGAAGATACCGACCTTTCCTACCGCGCGCAGCTCAAGGGGTGGCGCTTCCGCTATCTGCAGGACGTCGAGTGCCCGGCGGAGCTACCGGTGGAGATGACCGCGTTCAAGACGCAGCAGGCGCGCTGGGCCAAAGGGCTCATCCAGACGGCGAAGAAGATCCTGCCGCAGGTGATGAAGGCGGACTTGCCGTTCAAGGTGAAGGTGGAAGCCTGGTTCCACCTGACGGCCAACATCAGCTACCCGCTGATGATCGTGCTCTCGACGCTGCTGCTGCCGGCGATGATCATTCGCTTCTACCAGGGCTGGTTCCAGATGCTGTACATCGACCTGCCGCTGTTCCTGGCTTCGACGTTCTCCATCTCCAGTTTCTACCTGGTCTCGCAGAAGGAACTCTTCCCGCGGAGCTGGGGGAGGACGTTCCTGTACCTGCCGTTCCTGATGGCTCTGGGCATCGGGCTGACGGTGACCAATGCGAAGGCGGTGCTGGAAGCATTGCTGGGCATCCAGTCGTCGTTCAAGCGGACCCCGAAGTACAAGGTCGAGACGCGGCAGGACAAGGTCACGACTTCCCAATATCGCCGGCGCCTGGGGTGGGTGCCCTGGGTGGAGTTGGCCATCGGGGGCTACTTCTTCGCGACCGTGTACTACGCCATGGCCAACGAGAATTTCATCACCGTGCCCTTCCTCATCCTGTTCGTGGTCGGCTACTGGTACACGGGGCTGATGTCACTGCTGCAGGGCGTCCTCACCGGGTGGACGCTGCCCATGCCGGCGCGCGCCAAGCCGTACGCCGTGGGCGTGTAGAAATCGCTTTCCGCTGTCCGCTGTCCGTTTTCCGTAGCCTGTAACCTCGTTGGCGGAAGAGCATCTAAGAGAGCGTGCTGGCGATGCGGAGACGTGTATTCCAAGGCCTTCTTGTTGCCCTTCTCTACGTAGCAGGCTCCGGGGCTGCGCAAACGGCTGATTCGCCTCGCTATAACCACCTGAAGGATTCCCGGTCGGTGTACCTGCGACGGGCATCACAGCAGCCGGTGGATTGGTATCCGTGGGGCGACGCGGCGTTTCAGCGGGCGCGCGAACTGGACCGTCCCTTGCTCATCGACGTGGGCGCCGTGTGGTGCGCCTGGTGCGACCTAATGGACCGCCACGGATACACCCAACCCGAGGTCGCAGCCTACATCAACGCCAACTTCGTGGCTGTGAAGGTGGATTACGACGCGCAGGAAAAGCTGAGCGCCAGGTTGCAACGCGCACAGGCGTGGATGAACCTGCCGGGCGGACTGCCGCTCACCATGTTCGTCACCCCGACGGGCAGGCTGTACTATGGCGGCGCCTACTTCCCGGAACATGCCAGCGGCGACAAGCCCGCTTTCCGCGATGCGCTGCGCGAGGCTGAGCGACTCTATCGCGAATCGCGGGCGCAGATCGAGCGCGAAGCCTTCGACCTGGAACTGGGGAAGGAAGAATGATGCAACGACCGCTTGCCATACTGATCTTTCTTTTGGGGCTGGCCTCACCGGCTCTGCTCCACGGAGCCGAGAACCTGAAGCTCAATCCCAAGCTCGACTACTCCAGCGACAGCGAGGACGGCCCGCTCATCACCGGCGACAAGATGGAAGAAGGGCTGCAAGCGGGCAAGCCCAACTACGTGATCTTCTACGGCGAGGGTTGATTCAACTCCAAGCGCCAGGCTCGGCGCTCCGTCAGTCTGTACAA
It encodes:
- a CDS encoding cellulose synthase family protein, whose product is MAAFARQRGLEEYIRRTFFDTTFKGLYQLNAFDLALLVPYFIVLVLLASYGMHRYALVYVYYKNRKNRVTEPAQRFAELPRVTVQLPIFNERFVVERLVEATCRLEYPREKLDIQVLDDSTDETRQVARGVVERYAALGYPITYHHRSNREGFKAGALQEGLKAAQGEFVAIFDADFVPPEDFLLRLIHHFTDPQVGMVQGRWTHINRNYSFLTEVEAILLDGHFVLEHGGRSRSSVFFNFNGTAGMWRRQAIEEAGGWQHDTLTEDTDLSYRAQLKGWRFRYLQDVECPAELPVEMTAFKTQQARWAKGLIQTAKKILPQVMKADLPFKVKVEAWFHLTANISYPLMIVLSTLLLPAMIIRFYQGWFQMLYIDLPLFLASTFSISSFYLVSQKELFPRSWGRTFLYLPFLMALGIGLTVTNAKAVLEALLGIQSSFKRTPKYKVETRQDKVTTSQYRRRLGWVPWVELAIGGYFFATVYYAMANENFITVPFLILFVVGYWYTGLMSLLQGVLTGWTLPMPARAKPYAVGV
- a CDS encoding DUF255 domain-containing protein; protein product: MRRRVFQGLLVALLYVAGSGAAQTADSPRYNHLKDSRSVYLRRASQQPVDWYPWGDAAFQRARELDRPLLIDVGAVWCAWCDLMDRHGYTQPEVAAYINANFVAVKVDYDAQEKLSARLQRAQAWMNLPGGLPLTMFVTPTGRLYYGGAYFPEHASGDKPAFRDALREAERLYRESRAQIEREAFDLELGKEE